In bacterium, a single window of DNA contains:
- the can gene encoding carbonate dehydratase, with the protein MPFLKQLFANNRLWAERMTAEDPEFFSKLAQQQAPEYLWIGCSDSRVPANQIVGLLPGELFVHRNVANVVIHTDLNCLSVLQYAIDVLRVRHIMVTGHYGCGGVRAAMGHAELGLIDNWLRSIKDIYQQHRDALDAIADEGKRVDRLCELNVMQQVANVCHTTIVQDAWRRGAALSVHGFIYDIHDGLLRDLGFRVTGVDQIPPIYRVCD; encoded by the coding sequence ATGCCGTTCCTGAAGCAACTGTTCGCGAACAACCGCCTCTGGGCCGAGCGCATGACGGCGGAGGATCCGGAGTTCTTCAGCAAGCTGGCGCAGCAGCAGGCCCCGGAGTACCTGTGGATCGGCTGCTCCGACAGCCGCGTGCCCGCCAACCAGATCGTCGGGCTGTTGCCCGGCGAGCTCTTCGTGCACCGCAACGTCGCCAACGTCGTCATCCACACCGACCTGAACTGCCTCTCGGTGCTGCAGTACGCGATCGACGTGCTGCGCGTGCGCCACATCATGGTGACGGGCCACTACGGGTGCGGCGGCGTCCGGGCGGCGATGGGCCACGCCGAGCTGGGGCTGATCGACAACTGGCTGCGCTCGATCAAGGACATCTACCAGCAGCACCGCGACGCGCTCGACGCCATCGCCGACGAGGGGAAGCGGGTCGACCGCCTGTGCGAGCTCAACGTCATGCAGCAGGTGGCCAACGTCTGCCACACCACCATCGTCCAGGACGCCTGGCGGCGCGGCGCCGCGCTGTCGGTGCACGGCTTCATCTACGACATCCACGACGGCCTGCTGCGCGATCTCGGCTTCCGCGTCACGGGCGTCGACCAGATCCCGCCCATCTACCGCGTCTGCGACTGA